The Spirosoma radiotolerans genome has a window encoding:
- a CDS encoding GyrI-like domain-containing protein, with product MTTQLEIPEKALQIKEIPAFTGLCFTTRATLPTLSRHTSDVVTRLYAEANHLGLEVIGPVQWIYTGVNGDETNEFHLDIALPIRQPGSQPDTFSYQVFPSFRCAFYTYRGPWSEFGQVYDALFRQLYRDGNQNDGYVREVYTIIDLENPSRCVTEIQLKLA from the coding sequence ATGACAACACAATTGGAAATTCCCGAAAAAGCCCTTCAAATTAAAGAAATACCGGCCTTTACCGGTCTCTGCTTTACTACCCGCGCAACCTTGCCAACCTTATCGCGTCATACCAGCGATGTTGTTACTAGGCTGTATGCAGAAGCCAATCATCTCGGTCTGGAAGTAATAGGGCCGGTTCAATGGATTTACACGGGTGTCAACGGTGATGAAACGAATGAATTCCATCTGGACATTGCCCTGCCTATTCGCCAGCCGGGTAGTCAGCCAGATACATTTTCCTATCAGGTCTTTCCTTCGTTTCGATGCGCCTTTTATACCTATAGAGGCCCCTGGAGTGAATTTGGGCAGGTATATGATGCGCTTTTTAGGCAACTTTATCGGGATGGGAATCAGAACGATGGGTACGTGCGTGAGGTATACACTATCATTGATCTGGAAAATCCGTCGCGTTGCGTAACTGAGATCCAGCTTAAGCTCGCCTAA